CGGGAGCCGGGACCGCCGAGGAGGCCCGCGCCGTCGCCGACCGGCTCGGCCGGCTCCCCCTCGCACTGACCCTCGCCGGCGGATTTCTCGCGCATCAGGTGATCGAGCCCTGGACCATGTCCGAATACAGTCGGCGTCTCGAAGCCCGCGAGGATCCGATCGAGCTGATCGACCGGGGCGCGGGCGCCATCGGCGACGACTCCCGCCATCTGGTGAGCGGCACCTGGCAGCTCTCACTCAACGCCCTTGTCAGGCAAGGAATGCCGGACGCGACCCCCCTTCTGCGGCTGCTGGCCTGCTGGTCCGACGACCCGCTCCCTCTCTCACTGCTCGCCGACGCCGAATTGGGCCCCGACCTGCCGGCCGCCCGAGTGGAGCCGGCCCTTCGCGGACTGCTCGACCATTCACTCACCGAGCTTGTCCGCAGCGGCGACCTGCGCTGCCTGCGCACCCACGGAGTGCTGCTCGACAGCGTCGCGCGCGGTACACCGGACGACCGACGCGATGCGCTCGTTGCCACAGCCGCCGGACTTCTCAAGGCGGCTCTTCCCGAAGTACCCGAACGCGGGGCACGGGATCCGCTGCTCAATCTCCTCTCCCCGCACGTCCTGGCGCTCCTGCGCCGGGTGCGGGACTGGTCCTCGGTACGACGGCGTACGGCGGAGACGGCGGCCGAATGCGCGTGGAGACTGGTGACCGGACAGCACCGCTCCGGCGAGTACGCCTCCGCGCTGGCGGTGGCCACCGAGGCCTTGGGACTCGTGGCGGGGCGGTTGGGGGATGAACATGTCCTTGTCCTGAGACTGCGTCAGCGCGTGGCGAAGGCCGTCGACCGGCTCGGCCACTTCGAGGACGCGGTGGCACGTCATCGGCGGGTGCTGGAGGATCTGGAGCGCGTATACGGCCCCGACTCGCCGGACACGCTGACGAGTTGCCTCCAGCTCTCGCGTCCCCTCACCTGGCTCGGTCGTACGGCGGAGGGTGTGGCATTGATGCGCAGGACGGTGACCGGCCGTTCCGCGCTGCTCGGTCCTTCGCACCCTCTGACGCTGGAGGCGCGGACATGTCTGCTGGAACTCCCGCCCGGAGCCGAGTTGGAGGAGGAAGTCGGAAAAGGACCCGAATTGATCGCCGCCTGTCTGCGCGAACTCGGCCCGGACCACCCGACCACCCTGGCGGCGGAACTCAACTGCGCACACGCGCTGTTCAACACAGACAGGCCGGCTGAAGCGCTGCCGCTGGCGCGCAGCGCCCTGGCCGCGCACGAACGCCGTTACGGAACCGACTACCCGATCACCTTGGCCGCACGAAGTCTCCTCAGCGGTGTCCTGGCCACGCTGGGTGAGAGCACCGAGGCCATCCGGCAGATCGAGAGGGTCATCGAAGGGCGCGAGCGGGTGCTCGGCCCCACGCATCAGTGGACGTCGGCGGCACGCAAGAAACTTGACAGATACCGCGAGCAGCAGAGCGGCTTACCCGGAGGACATCAATGATTCGTGGGTGGGAAGCAGATCCCTCATCACCGCTGGCCCGGCGCCTGGGCAAATCCCCCGAGGAACTGGGGACCACGGGCGGTGAGTCGGGCTGTCCCGACATCTGGGAACTGGAGAACGGGGACATCGCCGTCATCGGCCGGGACCTCACCGATTCCTACCGGACGGGCCTTCCGGAGGGTGTGAAGATCGCCCCGGACGAGCGCTTGGTCGTCATCCCGCGCAGGACGGCCGTGGCCGCGAAGGCGGACACCCCCGATGCGTAGGCTGCTGAGCGGTGCTTCCGGCGAGCGGCTTGAGCTGGACGCCTACCTCGAAGACTTCGACAAGCGCTTCTGGAACGCCGGTACGTCGGACGAGGCGAGCTTCTGGAAACTCGAACGCCAGCAGTCCTTCAAGGAGCCGGGAGTGGCGAGCTGGGAAGCGTTCTCCCGGGGGGACTGGGACACGGCTCTGGCGTTGATC
The nucleotide sequence above comes from Streptomyces sp. NBC_01716. Encoded proteins:
- a CDS encoding tetratricopeptide repeat protein encodes the protein MTGRNDGQADGRGRVYQASGDQHITEHHHHDLSGRGPSDEGPSSRGPDSVRRPAVGRAPAILRDRDALMLRLRSAVAQDAAGEVLVLHGLGGCGKTAVAHTLFRYAAGESDRLGLWVNASDHASLRAGMLAVAADRGAGDGELMAARNGLRAAADLVWDRLDASDRPWLLVFDNADDPAVLRDGGWLRTSPRGTVLVTTRQSATHWWPAAELLHVGVLPRDDAAQVLCDLAPGAGTAEEARAVADRLGRLPLALTLAGGFLAHQVIEPWTMSEYSRRLEAREDPIELIDRGAGAIGDDSRHLVSGTWQLSLNALVRQGMPDATPLLRLLACWSDDPLPLSLLADAELGPDLPAARVEPALRGLLDHSLTELVRSGDLRCLRTHGVLLDSVARGTPDDRRDALVATAAGLLKAALPEVPERGARDPLLNLLSPHVLALLRRVRDWSSVRRRTAETAAECAWRLVTGQHRSGEYASALAVATEALGLVAGRLGDEHVLVLRLRQRVAKAVDRLGHFEDAVARHRRVLEDLERVYGPDSPDTLTSCLQLSRPLTWLGRTAEGVALMRRTVTGRSALLGPSHPLTLEARTCLLELPPGAELEEEVGKGPELIAACLRELGPDHPTTLAAELNCAHALFNTDRPAEALPLARSALAAHERRYGTDYPITLAARSLLSGVLATLGESTEAIRQIERVIEGRERVLGPTHQWTSAARKKLDRYREQQSGLPGGHQ